ttttgagtcctatgattgtattggagactaatccttctattgattgatcctttgcctgagctcttttgttcctGAGCACCCTCGACTAAGTATCAGGGTAATAAATGACTGCTTTGAGCATTTGTTTTAACTTGATGAAAAgtttggaggtgtgacatctcaggggggtcaaaattagggtatgacagcctccactccatccaggttaggctttacaagctttcaatttacagtctttatttaaattactgtcaaatataaactgtatatatatttgtttaggactacgtctgagtgtaaatcttaggacaattaaactatatatattataggactatggcctaggattgagaatgtcttcccggtgaaggctcttttcttattagagatctttagttcaaaccctcaagatgaattattcccggtgaaacatcttgaaaaagccttagaacccaaaaataggatacatccacccaggaggaattattcccagtgaaacctcttacccatttgcttagagccaaaataagttcaaaaccacatagctttctcttgtgctataacaaggaccctcgattagcctcctcttgggctttgtacaaggacccacaggcttcttaaaagcattcccaactTCCTCtcgagcttgtatacaaggacccatcaggtttcttataaacataggaacatgtctttagtcaccttttagcctaccctggtgagtttcttcttttcctcaaaccagacttttaaacaagctaagattgtctcaatctcagtattgagtacatccttttggaatgagagacatggacagtctctgtcacccttatcttcagtAATTCTCCTTAGCAgggtctaggatccatatttgtttatcttCAGTCAGTGTcatccttaatcttgggctttaaacaagaagtctcacatagttaatcattctgccatcaatcataattccctggaaagggttagcttccaaaaattcaacttttaaaagataaatctcaCTTAAGGTCAATCTCAGTCAAAGTCAAGTCCTCagtagagtctactttaggtcaatcaTCCAAATaaattccccagtagagtcaatcttccaacctgggtctttcattcaaaAAAAGCACAATCCTTAGTAGGGTCAACCcttaggataatcctcaacaaaaatcccctctgagtcaaaagtTCCCACATTGGTAGATCTTTCTTCATTAAAAAGTCGGCCTcaaccttaggctttgtacaaggcacatagtcctcttagagtcaaaaccatactcataggtattcccttagagagtcagccacaaccttgggctttgtacaaggcagataaaccacatttctgtgtcaaagattcctaacctctaggatcttttccccatagagttaTACATACTttgtttcctcaacagtcagccacaaccttgggctatgtacaaggcagaaaacaatgttttccctagccagagtagccacaaccttaggcttcatacaaggcagaaaatacaTATTCCTcgattaagagtcagccacaattatgggctttgtacagaacaccaaataaaatccatcaaataaacactctccaactagagtcagcctcaattctgggctttgtacagaacacaaattccctgtagttaatccccagtggaatcatctcccagagtcaataaaattaatcaatcaaaaagcctcaagcttgggcctcatacaagccagctaaagtcaaatcttttatacagtagatagatatagcttatctctatagatctttctcctatctcaccacattcaaacaaacaaacattacattacattttaattttaatcagtctcccatttaggatttggAAAGGCATGCTCTGCCAGTAAACCCAGGCATGtgctaactttccctaatttggttgagcatctttctttcattcaagacacagttgactggtatacttgcacatacacaagtaaggtccccctcttgaatgaaatgaattcagttattttgtcactcttttaatgtttgtggtggaatagtagaaatacctctctgtaaagatgatttcatgtctctttactgtaaacagagatttaattcaagcttcaaccttgagctttaagcaaggcaccaaaaataattaatttccctaattagttctccgaactacaaaaagctctgacttccattagggatatgtaggcatgaggttcacaaggaatctcagcgagctaataaaataccaaaaatagtcagtcagtctgtctttttaattcaattcaattccttctcctaacacaaaggagaaactttcccaataataagcaacaaacacaaacacgtagacacaaagaaggttcccgtagagtactatggatatgtagggtgcttaaactcttacctatgtataaccgacctcccggactccagaatttctagtctaggtgaatccccacacttagaaaactcctagggtttatttgagatctttttcccctttcctactcgtaggataattaaaaatttcgtgtgatatcgtaggaagaactgaaacaaaattcatcccgccacgggcgcattctctttccaaattttgcgtgaagggtctagagtgccgtcctcccaagtgaaacggggaggtaaaaaaacgacaccacacagtCCTTTTtctatgcagtcttgggccttgagctttttaagaaacaaattagggttaacaaagttaacctaattcacacgccaactttCTGTTACAAAAAGTGTTGTCAGCAGGATCTTCTGGACAAAATATTCAGCactcaataaaaggtttcctaaactgataattgagataaatcaggaaacacatttaataaacaataacagctcctgctgtcacacacggatgtcatgacatcgatcatgacattcactacaaaacctgtattagcttcacacatatgcaacctgcataaaacaatatcaaccaggtatgttttaccataaaagcaaccaacatgaaaacaccttcaatctccccctttggcaaatttttggctaaaacaacctgtcacaccataccagagaGATACTTGCAGCGGACACAAgataaccaaaacacaataaaacaagctaatacaaacagaaaacatacatcaccagtatgcacacaaTGCTTAGACAAAACCAGATAGACagccacaagagtagcacaagcacaaacagatcaacacaaaaaaGAGCAAATtagtattgttgatcacacacaaccaccattaTTGTTGTTTTGGGGTGACATGaattacttctccccctgtttggccacaaatgttgccaaagccTAAAAAAAAACTTCTCCCCCACCAAGTTTAAATAAGtccaacaaaaatttaaattgaCCAAATTCAAATAAAACAGACGGAACTAAATGAAAaagaacaaatcaaacaaaaaacaaaaacaaaacaaacaggaCTCCAGCTGCAATTACTGCCCAGATTCAGACCCACTTGAGGTGTCTGAAGAACTTTCTTTCTCAGAGTCATCAGCCGGACTAGCACTTTCTTCTTCCAATTCTTGTTCATCTTTATCTTCCATCTCTTCAATATCTGCAAATTCCTCATTCTCATCCATTTCCAGAGTACGTATCATTTTTCCAAGAGATATTTTTCTAGATTTCAGTTCTTTGCAAGTCTCTTTTAGCATTGATGACTTCTGCTTTGCTGACTGATGCTCCAGATTTGGAAGTTTCAGCTGATGTCATGACAATGTCTGGAACATGCTTACCCGAAAACAATTTGTAATGGAAGGCCAATGGACTTTCTCTTTTGCACACTACATCATGTTCATTGAGAATGTTTGAGCACTGATCTAGAATTATACCACACAAGAGGGATGGAAAGGCAATTGGACCCTTAATACTGAAGCTTCCAGCATGCTTCATGGTTTGGTCAAAAATATATGCTCCATAATCAAACTTTGCCTTTGTTCCTACAGCATACAAAAATCTACCAAGCACAATTGAGATAGTGGACTTGTGATTTGTTGGAACCCAATTAGCTGCTCCTATCTTGTGAAGCTTTGCATACTTGATGCCCAGCTTACTTGCAGTTAGCTTCTCTTTCATGGGCCAGCTTTTTACCTGCTTGGTTGTGATCAATTGACAGACTTGGTTGTCTGTTACTTCTAGCTCGGTTTGAGCTTCATCTGTTCTTCCCAGGAATTTATTAATCACATAAGGAGAGAACAATACACACTTACCTCTTACAAACACCTTTTTGTAGTCTGCACTCTTGCTGTTGCCACAAACAGTTTTTAGCAATCCAGCTTCTTGAATCAGCTCTAAGACCTCCTTGTTCTCAAGAGCATTTGGAGCCAACTCCCTTTCAACAGCCAATCTCTTTTGGAGAACATACTTCCATCTGCTGGCACTAGAGGCATAGTGGAAAGACACATTATCAATGGGAACTTCAGGAATACTAGCAGCAAGCTTACTGGTTGTAGGATTCTTCCTTGATGGAAGGCCAAGGACATTCACTTCAAAATCAGATTCAAATTTAACAATTTCCtgctcctttcttttcttttctttggaatgACCTTTCTCCAAGATTTTGATTGACCAACCCCTTTACTCCTAGTTACAGCTTTGCTCTTAACAGGACCTGCAGAAGTACTCTTCTTCCTGACAACGTCTTTGGCAGGGTTGTTCACTTGAGTGCTCCTTTTAGGTGATCCTTGGACAACATCTTTGCCTTTTCTTCTTGTCATTAGCTTGTTGGCTACACTAGGATTCAAGGAGGTAAGTAATTCATCATCAGAGTACTCATCTAAGTCTACCACATTAGTACCAGTTTCAGTATTGGCCTTAGGGTGCTCATTATTGTCGATTTCATTGACATCCTCGATAACATTGGTATTCTTAGCAAACCCTTGTTCATCCTTGTTGATTTCTAGGTCACTATCAACGGTGTAAACAGCCTCAGCCTTACTGGTGTTATTGAGGGGATCAGCCATTATGGTTTGAAGAGGAATAGATATTCCAGGCACTTGATGATTCTCCTTCAGAATACGAGTAACAATCATGGTAATTGCGCTATCAACATATTTGGatccttctttagtaagttcctcCGTGGTAGCAGATGTAGAGGATTTGGTACCCTTGCTGTGAATACCCTCCTTGGGCCGTTTTGCATGAGTCATTTTAGGCTTTGTGGCCTTTACTTCGTCGCTGCTAATTGTACTTAAAGGGACAACCTTAAGAATCCTATtagggttagaggactcttccggTGTTGCCGAGTCTGAAACGGGAGATTCATCACTCGATTGCTGAGACATTCTGAAACTTAGAGAGCCAGAACTTGTTTCACGCCTGTGAGAACAATTGAAGTAGTTCAACCTCAGAGAGTAGCTAACATAACTAATAGGAAAGTTTGTCGTTTTTAGAATACTAGGAGATCAAGGGAGCTTTATATGCACACTGAGTGAGGGAAATTTCAAACCATGGATTTTTACAAAGCCCAAAAAGTATTCCCTCACTTGGGTTAATTGCTATAATATGTTTTGGTAGCAAATACCCAACGTACCCTTTTCTGTCACAATGTCTTTAGATGTTGTTGCAATATTCTCTATGACATTGCTTTCAGATAGTCTTTTAGGATCATTGCTCACATTTGACTTTTCCAGTTTTCTTTCCCGATCTGTAATGTCCATCACAAGGCTTACTCTTTCTTCTAGCAGAAATCTATTGATACTTCTGTACTCCCTTACTTTTGCACACAGTTTCTCATTCATTAAACAGGTCTCAGAAAAACCAGTAGACAGTTCACTTATGGTGAGATCTCCAACATAGGACTCTTCAACAGATTCATCAGATTCGTGACGGTAAACTTTTAATTCTTCTTTGATCATGGAGTAGTCAGAGGGGTGGCCAGGTGTGTCAGGCTTCCATAGATAGCAATTATCCTTAGATCtaaatcccttcatgacttcctcaTTTGCTTCATTAGTGATGATGCACTCTTCTTTGGTGAACCTGACATTAAATCCTTCATCACACAACtgactgatgcttataaggtttgcagccagtccttgtacaagtagAACATTGTTTAGATTAGGGATACCCACCCCTTCTGTCTTCCTAACATCTTTGACTTCTTTTATATCTCCATCACCCAGAGTTACATAGTTGTTTCCTTCTAATTTGAGATCTATTAGAGAGCTCTTCCTCCTGGTCATAtgatttgaacaaccactatcaaggtaccaatcttcttttgcTGGCATccttagagaagtgtgtgctactaGAGCAACATTATTAGCTGCCCATCGTTTCTTTCTGTTGTAGGTGTTAAACTCAGGTTTGGCTCAATGAGTGTGGTATGGATATCCAACTATTCTGAAGCATAACggttttatgtgaccaaatctccCACATTGATGACACttccatttttggaatttcttctttgaatgCCTCCTTCTTCTGTTGTCTTGAAGTTGTG
The Vicia villosa cultivar HV-30 ecotype Madison, WI linkage group LG6, Vvil1.0, whole genome shotgun sequence genome window above contains:
- the LOC131613611 gene encoding uncharacterized protein LOC131613611, coding for MSQQSSDESPVSDSATPEESSNPNRILKVVPLSTISSDEVKATKPKMTHAKRPKEGIHSKGTKSSTSATTEELTKEGSKYVDSAITMIVTRILKENHQVPGISIPLQTIMADPLNNTSKAEAVYTVDSDLEINKDEQGFAKNTNVIEDVNEIDNNEHPKANTETGTNVVDLDEYSDDELLTSLNPSVANKLMTRRKGKDVVQGSPKRSTQVNNPAKDVVRKKSTSAGPVKSKAVTRSKGVVNVLGLPSRKNPTTSKLAASIPEVPIDNVSFHYASSASRWKYVLQKRLAVERELAPNALENKEVLELIQEAGLLKTVCGNSKSADYKKVFVRGKCVLFSPYVINKFLGRTDEAQTELEVTDNQVCQLITTKQVKSWPMKEKLTASKLGIKYAKLHKIGAANWVPTNHKSTISIVLGRFLYAVGTKAKFDYGAYIFDQTMKHAGSFSIKGPIAFPSLLCGIILDQCSNILNEHDVVCKRESPLAFHYKLFSGKHVPDIVMTSAETSKSGASVSKAEVINAKRDLQRTEI